The following proteins are encoded in a genomic region of bacterium:
- a CDS encoding T9SS type A sorting domain-containing protein, giving the protein MMKIIPPVVGYNYLYEVFMGMLLDAGNPDVTWAIYRYYKPSQSLERLNSYGKMYIEFTLSDDTSWIEWKRSVKTDWVINRGLSTNLVLDSIYLVSYGSLQGGWFGQKVYIDNIRLTGYADYDVGIKGILSGDSVWKNTGYTPTARIKNFGRKPADSFLVIAEIKNGVNIVYSDTMPYFLPADTEDTVSFKEFTPPDASNYTLTVSTLMTPDESDEDDEMSKTLYGSGIEEQPIPSGLAFEVSSFTPSPRVSYSIPAGQQGTISLYDPSGRRIESYRVQGEGQVAIKAGLSSGVYFVKLETGKANLTRKAVVLH; this is encoded by the coding sequence ATGATGAAAATAATCCCTCCTGTAGTGGGTTATAATTATTTGTATGAAGTTTTCATGGGTATGCTTTTAGATGCAGGAAACCCTGATGTAACATGGGCTATTTATCGATATTACAAGCCTAGTCAAAGTCTTGAAAGACTCAACTCTTACGGGAAAATGTATATAGAGTTCACTTTATCTGACGATACTTCTTGGATAGAGTGGAAAAGGTCTGTAAAGACAGATTGGGTAATTAATAGAGGGCTGTCCACTAATTTAGTTCTGGATAGTATCTATTTAGTCTCATACGGTTCTTTGCAAGGAGGGTGGTTCGGACAGAAAGTCTATATTGACAACATCCGCCTTACCGGTTACGCCGATTATGACGTTGGAATAAAGGGTATTCTTTCAGGCGACTCGGTTTGGAAGAATACAGGCTACACCCCGACGGCCCGGATAAAGAACTTTGGCCGTAAGCCAGCGGACAGCTTTCTCGTGATAGCGGAGATTAAGAATGGAGTAAATATAGTCTATTCAGACACCATGCCTTACTTCTTACCTGCCGATACAGAGGACACAGTATCGTTCAAGGAGTTTACCCCTCCTGATGCCTCGAACTACACCCTCACCGTCTCCACCCTCATGACACCTGACGAGTCCGACGAAGATGACGAGATGTCCAAAACCCTTTACGGCTCAGGAATAGAGGAGCAGCCCATACCTTCAGGACTAGCCTTTGAGGTCTCATCCTTTACACCCTCCCCCCGGGTCTCCTATTCAATTCCTGCAGGTCAGCAGGGCACGATAAGCCTATACGACCCTTCGGGCCGTCGTATCGAAAGCTACCGCGTTCAAGGCGAGGGGCAAGTGGCGATTAAGGCAGGGCTTTCGTCCGGGGTATACTTCGTGAAGCTGGAGACGGGGAAGGCGAACCTGACAAGGAAAGCTGTGGTTCTGCATTAA